In Aquincola tertiaricarbonis, the genomic stretch GCCCAACGTCACCGTGGTGTCGGCCTGCTCCGGCCACGGCTTCAAGCATTCGGCCGGGCTGGGTGAGGCCTTGGCCCAGCAGATCCTGGGGCAGGCCGGCGGCGTGGACCTGAGCTGCTTCAGGCTGGACCGCTTTCGCGATTGAGAGCCGCCTCGGCCCGGCGCGGCCACGGGTCCACGTGCGTCATCACACGCAGTACGCTGTGGCGGGCCAGCACCGCATCGCGGGCGGCCAGCGCGATGTCGTGGCCTTGCTCCACCGTCAGGCTGCCATCCACTTCCAGGTGCATGTCCACCACCAGCAGGTCGCCCATCTTGCGGGTGCGCAGGTCGTGCACCGCGTGCACGCCCGGGGTGGCGGCGGCGGTGCGCTGGATGGCCTCCACCTCTTCGGCACTGGCGCCGCGGTCCATCAGGTCGGACAGCGCATTCCAGCCGAAGGTCCAGCCCATGCGCGCGATCAGAAAGCCGACGATGGCCGCCGCGATGGGGTCGAGCAGCGGAAAACCCAGCAGGTTGCCCCCGATGCCCAGGCCCACCACCAGCGAAGAAGCGGCGTCCGACCGCGCATGCCAGGCATTGCTCACCAGCAGGCTGGAGCGCACCCGCTTGGCCACCGCCAGCATGTAGCGGAACAGCCCCTCCTTGCACACCAGGGTGATGCCGGCCACCACCAAGGCAGCGACGTGCACCTGCGGGATCTCGGACGGTGCCTCCAGCTTGCGCAACGCCGACCACAGCATGCCCACGCCCACCGCCAGCAGCAGCGCGCCCAGGGCCAGTGAGCCGGCGTTCTCGAAGCGGGCATGGCCATAGGGGTGATCGTCGTCGGCCGCCTTGCGGCTGTGTTTGCCCGCCAGCAGCACCACGAAGTCGCTGACCAGGTCGGACAGCGAATGCATTGCATCGGCCACCAGCGCGGCCGAGTGTGCGAACAGGCCCACCACCAGCTGCAGCACGATCAGCACGCCATTGACCGCGATGCTGACCCAGGTGCTGCGCACCGCAGCGGCCGCGCGTTCGGCGGCGCTGTGGGCGCTGTCCTCGGGGTCGTCGCCGAACACGGTGGCGGGCAGCTCGGTGCGCGCGGCGGTGTCCAGGCGGGGGTCTTCGGACGGGGAGGTGGTCATGGTGGCAGGGGCGACGGCCATCGCCTGGGCGGCGGCCACTTCAGAGGGCAACAACGGGGAACAGCTTAGCCGGCGCGCATGAAGCCAGGCTGAGCACGGCCGGCCGCTCCGCGCTTTGCCAGAATCCGGGCCGCCCTGGTCTTTCGCGGCGCCCGGTGCGCCGGCCCTTCCATGACCCACCGCCATCCTCTCCATCCCCTGACGCCGGTCGGCCGCCGCCGCTGCCTGCTGCAGCTGGGCGCTGCCGGGCTGCTGGGCGTCGCCGGCCTGCCGCTGGCTTTCGCCCGCAATGAAGCCTCGCCCCGCGCCGTGGCCCCGCGCGGGCCGCTGGCCACCGACGAGCTCAACAACATCGCGGTGTTCAAGGCCGTGTCGCCCTCGGTGGTCAACATCACCGCGCTGGGCGTGGAGCGCGACTTCTTCAGCACCCGCGTGACCCAGGTGCCGCGGGGCACCGGCACCGGCTTCGTGTGGGACGAGGCCGGCCACATCGTCACCAACTTCCACGTCATCCAGGAGGCTTCGGGCGCCCGCGTCACGCTGTCGGACCAGTCTTCGCACAAGGCCTCGCTGGTGGGCGTGTTCCCCGACCGCGACCTGGCGGTGCTGAAGATCGAGGCGCCGCGCAACAAGCTGCCGCCCATTGCGCTGGGCAGCAGCAAGGACCTGCAGGTGGGGCAGAAGGTGTATGCCATCGGCAACCCCTTCGGGCTTGACCAGACGCTGACCACCGGCATCGTCAGCGCGCTCAACCGGGAGATCGAATCGGTCACCCGCCGCACCATCCGCGGCGCCATCCAGACCGATGCGGCGATCAACCCCGGCAACTCGGGCGGGCCGCTGCTGGATTCAGCGGGCCGGGTGATCGGCGTCAACACCGCGATCTACAGCCCTTCGGGCGCCAGCGCGGGCATCGGCTTCGCCATTCCGGTGGACGAGGTCAACCGCATCGTCCCGCGGCTGATCCGCGACGGCCGCATGGTGCGGCCGGCCCTGGGCGTGACGGCCGGGCCCGAGAACATGGCCAAGGCGCTGGGCCTGCCCAAGGGCGTGCCGCTGGTGGCGGTGGCGCCGGGCGGCCCGGCGCAGAAGGCGGGGCTGCGGCCCTTCACCCGGGGCGCGCAAGGTGGCATCGTGGCCGGCGACGTGATCCAGGCCATCGACGATGCAGCGGTGGCCGACCTGGACGACATGCTCACCGCGCTGGAGCGCTACCAGCCCGGCGACCGCGTGACGCTGACGCTGTGGCGCGCCGGCGCGGTGCGCAGGCAGGCGGCGGTGCTGGCGGAGTCGGAGGACTAGCCGCGCGCTGAATGCTTGATCGGGCGCCCTTGTACGACTTGGGGCCGCAGGAGCGGACCTGATGTTCTAGGGAGCGTGCCCTCGATCTTCGGCAGGTAGATTCCGCTGCCGGTGGGGGCAGGCACTGCAGCCCGCCGCTTCCGCAAGACCGAGGAACGGACCGATGATGATCAAGCGCAAGATGGCGCGGGCCTGGACGATGGCCGCGCTGTGTGCGGCCGCGCAACT encodes the following:
- a CDS encoding cation diffusion facilitator family transporter; the protein is MTTSPSEDPRLDTAARTELPATVFGDDPEDSAHSAAERAAAAVRSTWVSIAVNGVLIVLQLVVGLFAHSAALVADAMHSLSDLVSDFVVLLAGKHSRKAADDDHPYGHARFENAGSLALGALLLAVGVGMLWSALRKLEAPSEIPQVHVAALVVAGITLVCKEGLFRYMLAVAKRVRSSLLVSNAWHARSDAASSLVVGLGIGGNLLGFPLLDPIAAAIVGFLIARMGWTFGWNALSDLMDRGASAEEVEAIQRTAAATPGVHAVHDLRTRKMGDLLVVDMHLEVDGSLTVEQGHDIALAARDAVLARHSVLRVMTHVDPWPRRAEAALNRESGPA
- a CDS encoding S1C family serine protease; translation: MTHRHPLHPLTPVGRRRCLLQLGAAGLLGVAGLPLAFARNEASPRAVAPRGPLATDELNNIAVFKAVSPSVVNITALGVERDFFSTRVTQVPRGTGTGFVWDEAGHIVTNFHVIQEASGARVTLSDQSSHKASLVGVFPDRDLAVLKIEAPRNKLPPIALGSSKDLQVGQKVYAIGNPFGLDQTLTTGIVSALNREIESVTRRTIRGAIQTDAAINPGNSGGPLLDSAGRVIGVNTAIYSPSGASAGIGFAIPVDEVNRIVPRLIRDGRMVRPALGVTAGPENMAKALGLPKGVPLVAVAPGGPAQKAGLRPFTRGAQGGIVAGDVIQAIDDAAVADLDDMLTALERYQPGDRVTLTLWRAGAVRRQAAVLAESED